The sequence below is a genomic window from Sorangiineae bacterium MSr12523.
CGGCCCTCGAGCAGGGCCCAGAACATGAACACATCGTCACTGTCCGGAGAAAAGGCGAGTCGGATGGGCATGGTCGCTCTATCATGCGTACCACACCATGCGAATCGTTCGTATCGTCCCGCCGTCCGCGACCACGCCACTGGCCCAGCCGGTCTTCGCCATCCTCGATGGCCAGACGCTGCGCATCCTCTCGAAGGCGCCGTGGGACGGAGGCTCGCCCACCGGGGAAACCCTCCCGCATACGGACGCCATTCCGCTTCTCGCACCGGTGACGCCGTCGAAGATCGTGTGCGTCGGGCGCAACTACGCCGCGCACGCCAAGGAACTCGGCAACGAGGTGCCGAAGGCGCCGCTCCTCTTTTTCAAGCCGCCCTCCGCGCTCATCGGCCACAACGGCACCATCGTCCTGCCGCCCGAGAGCGAGCGCGTCGAGCACGAGGCCGAGGTGGGCATCGTCATCTCCCGCCGCTGCAAAGGCATCTCCCGCGAGCAAGCCCGTGACCACATCTTCGGCGTCACGTGCGTCGGCGACATCACCGCCCGCGATCTGCAGCGCGCCGACGGCCAGTGGGCCCGCGCCAAAGGCTTCGACTCTTTCTGCCCCACCGGCCCGTGGATCGAGACCGATCTCGACGCCCAGCTCGATGTCCGCGACCTGCGCATCTCCTGCACCGTGAACGGTGCCACCCGGCAAGATGGCCGCACCTCGCAGATGATCTTCCCCATCGACGAGCTGCTCGCGTACACGAGCCGCATGATGACCCTGGAGGCCGGCGATCTCCTCGTCACCGGCACCCCCGAGGGCGTCGGCCCGCTCGTCCATGGCGATCGCCTGGAGATCTCCGTCGAGGGCGTCGGCACCCTCGCGTGTGCGGTGCGGAAATAACGCGGCGCGCATGGCCGGGCGCTCCTGGATGCACATCGCGCTGGGCGCCGCCATCGTCACCGTGAGCGTGCTCGCCGTCGTGCTTCGAAAGAGCGACGTGCACATCGAGTGCGGCCCCGGCTTTCTCGCCAAAGCGCCCCGTTGCCTCGGCTGCCCCGCGCCCTTGGTGGCCTACGCCGGCGGCTGCGATGCCCCCGACGTTCGCATCGCCGTCCCGGCCACCACCCTTCTCCTCGGCCCCTCGGACTGGGAGGCCGAAGGCCGCGTCGCCCCGCGCACCGTCGAGGTCGCAGCCTTCGCCATCGACGCCTTCGAGGCCACCGTCGCCAAGGTCGAGCATCGCGCCTCGCCCGACGGCGCCCGCGCTGCCGCGGGCCTGACCCGCGACGAAGCCGCCGCCTACTGCGCTTCCCGCGGAGGACGCCTCCCCACCGAGGACGAATGGATGGCGGCCGCCACCAACGCCGGCACCCTTCGCCGCTACCCCTGGGGAGACACCGGTGCGGTGTGCCGCCGCGGGGCCTGGGGACTCGAACGCGGCCCCTGCGCCCACGGCGCCCTCGGGCCCGACACCGTCGGGGCCCACCCCGATGGCGATACGCCATCCGGCATCCACGATCTCGCGGGCAACGTCGCCGAGTGGGTGATGCCCTCACAGCCGGCCGGCGCCAGCACCACCCTCGCCGTGGCACGCGGCGGAAGTTACCGCACCGCGCTAGCTACCGAGCTCCGCACCTGGAGCCGTATGGAAATTCCCCCCGGTTCCCGAAATCCCGACGTGGGCGTGCGATGCGCCTACGAAGGCGCATCCGGCGAGGCGAATCCGGGTTACCCTCGTCGATCCCCATGACGTGCGCCGTTCTCTCCATCGGGACCGAACTAACTCGCGGTGAACTCGTCAACTCGAACGCCGCCTGGCTTTCTGCCAGCCTCACGGACCTCGGCTTCGACGTGCCCCTCGGCGCCACCGTCGACGACGATTTGACCCGCATCGTCCAAGAGCTGCAACGCCTGGCGTCCTTCGCGCGCGTCATCGTCTGCACCGGAGGCCTCGGCCCCACGACGGACGACATCACCACGCAGGCCGTGGCCAACTTGATCGGCGTGCCGCTCGTGCGCGATGAGGCCTCGCTCGAGCACATTCGCCGTCGCCTGGCGAAGTTCGGCCGCACCGTGAGCGACACCAACGCCAAGCAGGCCGACTTCCCCGAGGGAGCCGACATCCTGCCCAACCCCATCGGCACCGCCCCCGGCTTTTCCGTGCGCATCGGCAACGCGCTCGCCTTCTTCATGCCGGGCGTCCCCCGCGAGATGAAGCAGATGTACGAGGAGCAAGTGGTCCCGCGCGTGCGGGCCCTCGCCCCGAACGACAGCTACCAGATCCGCCTGCGCACCTTCGGCTTGCCCGAAAGCACCGTTGGCGAGCGCCTGGCCGGTGTCGAACAAGCCTTCCCCGGCGTGCTTCTCGGCTACCGCGCGACCTTCCCGGAGATCGAGGTCAAAGTCCTCGCCCGCGGTCTCTCCACGGCTGCCGCGCGCGAACTCTGCGAGCGCGCCACCCTCGAAGTGAAGCAGCGCCTGGCCGACGTCATCTACGGCGAGGCCGACGACACCTTCGCCGGCGTCACCGGCCGCCTCCTTCGCAAAAAGGAATACACCCTCGCCGTCGCCGAATCGTGCACCGGCGGCCTCGTAGGCCACCTGCTCACCCGCGAGCCCGGCGCCAGCGATTTCCTCCTCGTCGACGTGGTCACCTACGCCAACAGTGCCAAAACGCGCTTGCTCGGCATCGACGAAGAGGTCATTCGCGGCCACGGTGCGGTGAGCAGCGAGGTGGCCTGCGCCATGGCCGAGGGCGTGAAGCGCGTCTCCGGCGCCGACGTCGCGCTTTCGCTCACGGGCATCGCAGGCCCCAGCGGCGGGTCGCCGGAAAAGCCGGTTGGCACCGTCTTCATCGCCGTGGCCGGGCCGGCGGGCGTGAAGGTCGTCGAACGGCATTTTCCGGGCGATCGCCACATGATCCAGACCTTGGCGGCCTACGTGGGTTTGAACCTCGTGCGCCAGGTGTGCATCACTTCAACTTGACGCACGACGCATAGGCGCCCACGCGATCCGAGCCATCCGTGGGTGCCACGCGCAGCCGCACGTCCTTGCCCGGCCCCACGTAAATCTCGGCATACGGCTGCACGGTGCCATTGCTTCGCGTGCTGGACCACGCCCCGGTGATGCCGCTGATGTAGCAGCGCCCATTCTTGGCATTGGCCGCCGACAGCAATTGCGTATCCGACGTCGTGTAAATGTCCTTGGCCAAGTACACCGGGCTCCACGCATTGCACTTCGTCGAATAGGCCTCCCCGGTGAGCGGCCCCTGAATGAGCGGCGCCGACGGCTTCACGTGCTCCTGCGCCAAAAGCGCATTGGTGCCCGATTCGTAAACACGAAGGAAGTCCGGTTTCACCGTGGTCGCGATGTTCGTCTGGGCCACGTTGCCAATGAAGCCGGACAAGATGTTGATGAATTGCCCCGCCGGCGCAATCGTCGTGCTTTGACTGTAATGCGTCCCATCGGAGTCATTGAGCTTCGACGTCTGCATCGAACAATCATCGGGATTGGGAATCGCCTGAATTTCGTTGAAGCGCGAGCACTCCAGCGTGCCGCCCGGCGCCGCCATCGGCGCGCCCGGCGTATTGTCCATGAAGTACCGTGTCTTCCAGGCGCCATCGGCGGCATACAGCCGCAAAAAGCTTCCTCGGTATTTCTCGTCGGCAATGGGGATCGAGTTGTCCGTCTTTTGCCAGAACGACCCGTGCAAGGTGCGCCAATAGCAGAACGCGAGCGGGCATTCGCCGGGCGTCGAGCACTCCGAAACCGTTTCCTCTTCGTCCACGCGACCATCGTGTGGATCGGCGTGCGTTGCGCCATTGATGATGACGCGCTTGGGCCCTCCGCGGCACGTGTCGCCCTGCCCATATTGGGCAATCTTGCACTTGGCTGGGGGCTGGGGCGCGCGCGGGTTGTTGCCATATTCGGCAATGGCCTTGGCACATTCCGCGACATCGAGCGCCTCGCCCTCGACGGAGGCATTGTACGTCGTTTGCCCAGGCTTCATCCAAATAGGTGAATCGGCGGAGTGCGGATTCTTGTGCGTCTGCGTCGCCGCCGTCGCAATGGGTCCGAGCGCGATGGACGTGCCCCGCGTCGTGGAGAAGGCGCCGTCGAGCGCGGAGAGGCCCATGCGATGGCACACGCCCGTGCACCCGGCCCCGGTGCCCGTGGACTTGAT
It includes:
- a CDS encoding fumarylacetoacetate hydrolase family protein, translating into MRIVRIVPPSATTPLAQPVFAILDGQTLRILSKAPWDGGSPTGETLPHTDAIPLLAPVTPSKIVCVGRNYAAHAKELGNEVPKAPLLFFKPPSALIGHNGTIVLPPESERVEHEAEVGIVISRRCKGISREQARDHIFGVTCVGDITARDLQRADGQWARAKGFDSFCPTGPWIETDLDAQLDVRDLRISCTVNGATRQDGRTSQMIFPIDELLAYTSRMMTLEAGDLLVTGTPEGVGPLVHGDRLEISVEGVGTLACAVRK
- a CDS encoding formylglycine-generating enzyme family protein, which translates into the protein MAGRSWMHIALGAAIVTVSVLAVVLRKSDVHIECGPGFLAKAPRCLGCPAPLVAYAGGCDAPDVRIAVPATTLLLGPSDWEAEGRVAPRTVEVAAFAIDAFEATVAKVEHRASPDGARAAAGLTRDEAAAYCASRGGRLPTEDEWMAAATNAGTLRRYPWGDTGAVCRRGAWGLERGPCAHGALGPDTVGAHPDGDTPSGIHDLAGNVAEWVMPSQPAGASTTLAVARGGSYRTALATELRTWSRMEIPPGSRNPDVGVRCAYEGASGEANPGYPRRSP
- a CDS encoding competence/damage-inducible protein A, with the translated sequence MTCAVLSIGTELTRGELVNSNAAWLSASLTDLGFDVPLGATVDDDLTRIVQELQRLASFARVIVCTGGLGPTTDDITTQAVANLIGVPLVRDEASLEHIRRRLAKFGRTVSDTNAKQADFPEGADILPNPIGTAPGFSVRIGNALAFFMPGVPREMKQMYEEQVVPRVRALAPNDSYQIRLRTFGLPESTVGERLAGVEQAFPGVLLGYRATFPEIEVKVLARGLSTAAARELCERATLEVKQRLADVIYGEADDTFAGVTGRLLRKKEYTLAVAESCTGGLVGHLLTREPGASDFLLVDVVTYANSAKTRLLGIDEEVIRGHGAVSSEVACAMAEGVKRVSGADVALSLTGIAGPSGGSPEKPVGTVFIAVAGPAGVKVVERHFPGDRHMIQTLAAYVGLNLVRQVCITST